The Desulfobulbus propionicus DSM 2032 DNA segment TACCTTCCGCAAACAATTCGACTTCCATTAACCGTTGATCGGCATCTGGTGGAATAGGCTTTGTAATCTCAAGGAGATCCTCAGACCTCATTCTTAGTAGCGTCACGAAACCGAAGACCAAGCGCCTTCCAAAATGAACTTTTACGATGCTACCGATCTGACCGATGGGATAAACTCTCCCCTCAAAGGTTCGAGTGAGCTCCGTGACATCTCCTGATAACTCTACCCGAATGGTAGTTCCGGACACTTCGACGATGTGCCCAATCTTCAGGTCCGGAATAAGTTCAAACGTATTCATAGCGCACACGCTTCCGCTCCACAGTTTAGCATTTTGGTCACGCCAGAAAACGTCCACCAATCTCGTTTTGATCCAGAAACCGGAGGTGCTTGAGGTCCGTCTGCACCAACATACACGCCATCCTCCGAGATGACATAGACACGTTTACCCCACGGACCGGTCCTCCACCTTTCGAGATTCGGATTGAGTTTCTGAGTAAAGGAGAGAACCGTTGTTTTGTTCTCCGGACGTTGAAGCGTCAATTCAATTTCCTGGTTTATGTGCTCGTCCCCGAAGCTGTATCCACATGTTGCGAGAACATTTTCCTCCCGTGCCCCAAGTGAACGCCGGAATAGATCAAATTGGGCTGCAAATGGATCCCTCTGAGTCGCGAGGTATTTTGTGGATTGCGGGTAAATTAGAACCCGAGAAACCTTCTTTGGATAGAGATCTCCGTCGCGGACGCGCCAGACTCGGTCATCTTCTCCTAAGTGCCAGTCGATCGACCCGTGAAGTTTGATTACATGCGCACGATCTCTGAGATTTGGCTCTTCGTCGCCGTAACGATGGCTGCGATATGCGACCGCGCCGCCAGAGAAGCCGTCCCAATACGAGAAGCCTCCAAGTGAAAGGGCGTCTTCGAGGAGAGTGTCATAGTTGGTGGTAAATAATCGGACCGCTCTCCGTCGTTCTGCGATTCCAGCTTGGCTTCTATTGAAGAGGGCAGAGACGAATGCTAAATGGTCATCGATAACGACAATACGGTGCCTATCCGTCCCTATTTCCTCAGAAATTCCCCCAGGCTGAGCAGGTTTGTAACCCCATCGAATGGTCTCAGCAATCCATGTCAGAATTCTTTGGTGAAGACCATCAAGGTCATCCAATGATAGAGAAATAGCGTCGAAGGCGACCTTCTTGTCCTTTGAGCGGTCGGCGATCGCGCGGTGATCTCCGAGCTGACTCAAGATGTGCTCGATATGCGAATCGTCAGGAAGCTGGCTCTTTACGAACTCGAGAACTTTGATGTCATTCGGTTCCCCCTCGTCTTTTGCCCTCGTGAATACCCGATCGGTCAGCGGCCACATCAAAGGAATTCCAGCACCGAGGCTGATTCCTGCACCGAACAGCCACGATTGATTACTTGCTGCCAAGAGATTGTCGAGCTGGGATAGAGTGTCCTTTGTTACTGGGTCCATGTGCTTTGAATCTCCTTTTTTGTTGCAGCAGAACAAATTATTGTCCGGTTTCCAGCTATCATTCAGCTTTTCTGGATTATCCGTTCGTGATTGATGGATTTTGGGTTTGGCCTAACTGGACACCGGCGGCACTCTCGGTGAGCTGCCGCTTCCAGGTCGTGATCTGGGTCGGATGGA contains these protein-coding regions:
- a CDS encoding SIR2 family protein, producing the protein MDPVTKDTLSQLDNLLAASNQSWLFGAGISLGAGIPLMWPLTDRVFTRAKDEGEPNDIKVLEFVKSQLPDDSHIEHILSQLGDHRAIADRSKDKKVAFDAISLSLDDLDGLHQRILTWIAETIRWGYKPAQPGGISEEIGTDRHRIVVIDDHLAFVSALFNRSQAGIAERRRAVRLFTTNYDTLLEDALSLGGFSYWDGFSGGAVAYRSHRYGDEEPNLRDRAHVIKLHGSIDWHLGEDDRVWRVRDGDLYPKKVSRVLIYPQSTKYLATQRDPFAAQFDLFRRSLGAREENVLATCGYSFGDEHINQEIELTLQRPENKTTVLSFTQKLNPNLERWRTGPWGKRVYVISEDGVYVGADGPQAPPVSGSKRDWWTFSGVTKMLNCGAEACAL